The DNA window GCGTGGCCGCCGTCGGCGGCGTGAGCGGCACCTGGTCCTGGTAGTACGTCAGCTTCAGCTCGCGGTCCTTCGGGACGTTGCCCTGCGGCTCGATCGAGTAGACGGTGTTGACGGCCTCGGCGTTGGGTGCGGCATCCCCGGCGGCGCAGGTGACCGTGGCCATGCCGGCCTGAAGCGCCGTCGCCCGCGCGTCCTCGCAGGACGCGCCCATGAGATTCAGCGCGGTGATGTCGACCGTGTTGGCGGTCTGCGTCGGGATCGGCGACGGCGAGCTGGGCTTGGGCGTGGGCGGTTCGCTCGTGGGCGCCGCGCTCGTGGGGCCGGCGTCGGGCTGCTGGTTGGAGACGAGCGCGAAGACCGTGCCGCCGATCACCAGCAGGAGCAGCACGATCAGGGCGATCAGCGGCCACGTCCAGGGGCTGCGCTTCTTCCGCTGCGGCTCCTCGTCGACGGGGAGGAGCGCCGGTGCCGCGGCACCGGCCGGAAGGAGCCGGGTCGCCTCGGAGGTGGCGGTGGGAGACAGCAGGCGCGTCACGTCGTCCTGAGTGGTCGCTCCCGCTCCCGCGATCGCGGGGATGGCGGCGGCGGCCGCCGCGACGTCGCCGCGGCGCAGCGCGGATGCCGCGCGGGCGACGGCGGCGGAGGAGGACGGCCGGTCCTCCGGCTTCTTGGCGATCATCGCCATGACGAGGTTCTGCACCGGGGCGGCGACCGTCGGCGGGAGCGGCGGCGGCTGCTCGTTGATCTGGGCCATCGCGATCGCGACCTGCGACTCGCCGGTGAAGGGGCGCTTGCCCGCCAGGCACTCGTACGCGACGATGCCGAGCGAGTAGGTGTCGGTGGCCGGCGATGCGGGGTGACCGGAGGCCTGCTCGGGCGAGAGGTACTGGACCGTGCCCATGACCTGGCCCGTGGCCGTCAGCGGCACCTGGTCGGCGATGCGCGCGATGCCGAAGTCGGTGATCTTGACGCGGCCGTCGGGGGTGATCAGCAGGTTGCCCGGCTTGATGTCGCGGTGCACGAGGCCCGCGGCGTGGGCCGCCTGCAGGGCGGCCGCCGTCTGCGCGACGATGTCGAGCGTCTTGTCGGTCGACAGCGAGCCGTCGCGCTCGATGATCGTCGAGAGCGCCTCACCGGGCACGAGCTCCATCACGAGGAACGCCGAGCCGGCCTCCTCGCCGTAGTCGAAGACGCTGGCGATGCCCTCGTGGTTCACGAGCGCGGCGTGGCGGGCCTCGGCGCGGAAGCGCTCGAGGAAGCCGGGATCGCCCATGTACTCGTCTTTGAGGATCTTGATGGCGACCGTGCGGCCGATGACGTGGTCGGTGGCCTCCCACACCTCGCCCATGCCGCCGATGGCGATCCTCGAGTCGAGCTCGTAGCGTCCGCCGAAAGTCACTCCCTGTGTCGGTCTCATCGTCCCAGCACCGCCTCCATGACCTTCTTCGCGATGGGCGCCGCGATCTCGTCGCCGCTGCCCGATTGGTTCTGCCCGCCGCCGTTCTCCACGACCACGGCGACGGCCACCTGCGGATCCTCCGCCGGGGCGAACCCGGTGAACCACAGACTGTAGGGCCTGTCGCCGTTCTCGGCGGTGCCCGTCTTACCGGCGACGTCGACGCCGTCTATTCTTGCATTCGACGCCGCGCCGTCACTGACATTGGCCACCATCATGGCGACCATCTCCGACGCGAGGTCCTCGTCCAGGGCACGCCCGAACTCCGAATCCTCGAACGTCTGCTGCACC is part of the Microbacterium lemovicicum genome and encodes:
- a CDS encoding serine/threonine-protein kinase — encoded protein: MRPTQGVTFGGRYELDSRIAIGGMGEVWEATDHVIGRTVAIKILKDEYMGDPGFLERFRAEARHAALVNHEGIASVFDYGEEAGSAFLVMELVPGEALSTIIERDGSLSTDKTLDIVAQTAAALQAAHAAGLVHRDIKPGNLLITPDGRVKITDFGIARIADQVPLTATGQVMGTVQYLSPEQASGHPASPATDTYSLGIVAYECLAGKRPFTGESQVAIAMAQINEQPPPLPPTVAAPVQNLVMAMIAKKPEDRPSSSAAVARAASALRRGDVAAAAAAIPAIAGAGATTQDDVTRLLSPTATSEATRLLPAGAAAPALLPVDEEPQRKKRSPWTWPLIALIVLLLLVIGGTVFALVSNQQPDAGPTSAAPTSEPPTPKPSSPSPIPTQTANTVDITALNLMGASCEDARATALQAGMATVTCAAGDAAPNAEAVNTVYSIEPQGNVPKDRELKLTYYQDQVPLTPPTAATLPDKVLAGSTVQVTWGGYQCPSGTGTVSSYNFRVTNGTFAVNGSSEAAFGTNDRSGEIVVSNVENQALIVTYTVTCTGGTGGDRVTDASPNAERSITAATPTTPSAAPTP